In the genome of Flavobacterium panacagri, one region contains:
- a CDS encoding ABC transporter permease, translated as MFSKDNWDEILQALTANVFRTVLTAFGVFWGIFILVILLAAGKGLENGVKKGFDGIATNTMFMWSQTTSKAYKGLPKTRRYDFRNSDVAALKAALPDLLYVSPRNQLGDFNGTNNVVRGTKTSAFTIYGDYPELIKQQPMDIIKGRFVNQQDINDRRKVAVIGKGVISELYGKEEEAVGTYIKINGINFMVVGVYKSKQQGGNAEQEQKNIFIPFTTFQQAFNYGDKVGWMALTAKDDSSITELKPKILEIIKALHSVNPSDDRAVGNFDLYEQFNKVQSLFNILQVIAYFVGTLVLISGVIGISNIMLIVVKERTKEIGIRRALGATPGAIRSQILTESIFLTIISGMLGIAVATGIIAILNMVLDSMPADGNTMFANPTVDLGVVFVALIILVGSGLLAGFIPAQTAINVKPVDALRTE; from the coding sequence ATGTTTAGTAAAGATAATTGGGACGAAATTTTACAAGCTTTAACAGCAAATGTATTTAGAACAGTCCTAACTGCGTTTGGAGTGTTTTGGGGAATATTTATTTTGGTCATCTTATTGGCCGCTGGGAAAGGTCTTGAAAATGGTGTCAAAAAAGGATTTGACGGTATTGCCACAAACACTATGTTTATGTGGAGTCAGACCACTTCTAAGGCATATAAAGGATTGCCTAAAACACGAAGATATGATTTTAGAAATAGTGATGTAGCAGCTTTAAAAGCAGCATTGCCAGATTTATTATATGTTTCGCCAAGAAACCAATTAGGTGATTTTAATGGAACCAATAACGTAGTTAGAGGCACTAAAACTTCTGCATTTACAATTTATGGAGATTATCCAGAATTGATTAAGCAACAGCCAATGGATATTATTAAAGGCCGTTTTGTAAATCAGCAGGATATTAATGACAGAAGGAAAGTTGCTGTAATTGGAAAAGGTGTTATCAGCGAGCTTTATGGAAAAGAGGAAGAAGCAGTTGGAACCTATATTAAAATTAACGGAATCAATTTTATGGTTGTCGGGGTTTATAAATCCAAACAGCAAGGAGGAAATGCAGAACAGGAACAGAAAAATATCTTTATTCCTTTTACTACTTTTCAACAGGCATTTAATTACGGTGATAAAGTAGGGTGGATGGCACTTACGGCAAAAGATGACTCCTCAATTACAGAATTGAAACCTAAGATATTAGAAATTATAAAAGCTTTACATTCCGTTAATCCTTCAGATGATAGGGCAGTCGGAAATTTTGATTTGTATGAGCAGTTTAACAAGGTGCAGAGTTTGTTTAATATTCTGCAAGTAATTGCGTATTTCGTTGGGACTTTAGTGTTGATTTCCGGTGTAATCGGAATTTCAAATATTATGCTTATAGTAGTTAAAGAACGTACGAAAGAAATTGGAATCAGAAGAGCATTGGGGGCAACACCAGGGGCAATAAGAAGTCAAATATTAACAGAATCTATATTTTTAACCATTATTTCGGGAATGCTAGGAATTGCAGTAGCCACGGGAATTATTGCCATTTTAAATATGGTACTGGATTCTATGCCGGCAGATGGCAATACGATGTTTGCTAATCCTACTGTAGACTTAGGAGTTGTATTTGTTGCTTTAATTATATTGGTAGGATCTGGTTTACTTGCAGGATTTATACCAGCACAGACAGCAATCAATGTAAAACCAGTAGACGCATTAAGAACAGAATAA
- a CDS encoding efflux RND transporter periplasmic adaptor subunit yields MKKGVTVTILIFIAIVFFGALYYLYAKNQESPIVFKTEKAETKTIVKNTIATGNIQPDEEVLIKPNISGIIEEVYIKAGEKIKAGDMIAKIRVVANVSNVSNTQNQVQTAKIALDNQERLYKRQKTLFEKEVISANDFDAAQVAYNQAKQTYLAAKQSLDIVKTGTTASFGSYANTLIRSTVNGMVLDVPVKVGNQVIESNNFNEGTTIASVADVGRMIFIGKIDESEVGKIKEKMPIEITIGAIENKKFEAVLNYIAPKGVTENGAIQFEIKAQMINRDDTFIRAGLSANASIILEKADKVMAIKESLVQFDKKTQKPYVEIETAPQKFQRKDLILGVSDGIYVQVKSGLKATDKIKIWNQGLINEGEKK; encoded by the coding sequence ATGAAAAAAGGAGTAACCGTAACCATTTTAATATTTATTGCGATCGTTTTCTTTGGAGCATTATATTATTTGTATGCCAAAAATCAAGAATCACCGATTGTCTTTAAAACGGAAAAAGCAGAAACGAAAACGATTGTAAAAAATACAATTGCGACCGGTAATATTCAGCCTGATGAAGAGGTATTAATCAAACCAAATATTTCAGGTATTATTGAAGAGGTTTATATCAAAGCGGGTGAAAAAATCAAAGCGGGAGATATGATTGCCAAAATTCGAGTTGTAGCTAACGTTTCGAATGTGAGTAATACACAAAATCAAGTTCAGACAGCTAAAATTGCTTTGGATAATCAAGAGAGACTTTATAAAAGACAAAAGACATTATTCGAAAAAGAGGTAATCTCTGCAAATGATTTCGATGCAGCTCAAGTGGCATACAATCAAGCCAAACAAACCTATTTGGCTGCTAAACAAAGTTTAGATATTGTAAAAACGGGTACAACAGCTTCTTTTGGAAGTTATGCCAATACTTTAATCCGTTCTACTGTTAACGGAATGGTTTTAGACGTGCCAGTAAAAGTAGGGAATCAAGTTATTGAAAGTAATAATTTCAATGAAGGAACTACAATTGCTAGTGTTGCAGACGTTGGAAGAATGATTTTTATTGGAAAAATTGATGAATCTGAAGTGGGTAAAATCAAAGAAAAAATGCCTATTGAGATTACAATTGGAGCTATCGAAAATAAAAAATTCGAAGCAGTTTTGAATTATATTGCGCCAAAAGGAGTTACAGAAAATGGAGCAATCCAATTTGAGATTAAAGCTCAAATGATCAATAGAGATGATACTTTTATTAGAGCGGGTCTAAGTGCAAATGCTTCAATTATTTTAGAAAAAGCAGATAAAGTGATGGCAATAAAAGAGTCATTGGTGCAATTTGACAAAAAAACGCAAAAACCTTATGTTGAGATCGAAACTGCTCCACAAAAATTCCAAAGAAAAGATTTAATTCTTGGAGTGAGCGATGGAATCTACGTTCAAGTTAAAAGTGGTTTAAAAGCTACAGATAAGATAAAAATCTGGAATCAAGGCTTGATTAACGAAGGTGAAAAAAAATAA
- a CDS encoding TolC family protein — protein sequence MKINKYNSLVFAMLFGFGLTGQAQSKQWTLEECVRYALENNITIKVSELDVKNADIDKKGALGNYLPSVNGNASHSWNIGLNQDLTTGILRNQTTQYSSVGLNAGVDIYKGLQNQNTYRKAKLSIIASKYQLLKMQEDISLNVASAFLQILSNKEDLKVKKEQLAIDEKRFTRSEEMVNAGTIPRGDLYDLKATVATDKQNIAVSENNLLISKLSLAQLLQLKEFADFDVVENNNLADENNILAQTPVEIYAKAKDIRTELKLAQTNLEIAEKNVAIAKGAFQPTLSGFYGFNTRASYSDQVRLDAAGNPYTVGPDPLFQQFSDNKGHNFGFQLNVPIFNGFSVKNNVERSKVSLEKSKIDLEQKSLDLQRNVYTAFTDAKAALNTYEASTVTLEARQQAYNYAKEKYDVGLMNSFDFTQAQTLLTTAQSNVITTKYDYMFKIKILEFYFGIPIVPIITK from the coding sequence ATGAAAATAAATAAATATAATAGTCTGGTTTTCGCAATGTTATTTGGTTTTGGATTAACCGGACAAGCACAGTCAAAACAATGGACACTTGAAGAATGCGTGAGATACGCATTAGAAAATAATATTACAATCAAAGTGTCAGAGCTGGATGTAAAAAATGCAGATATTGATAAAAAAGGGGCGTTAGGAAATTATCTTCCATCTGTAAATGGAAATGCTTCACACTCTTGGAATATTGGTTTGAACCAGGATCTTACAACTGGTATTTTACGTAATCAGACTACTCAATATTCTTCTGTTGGTTTAAATGCAGGAGTTGATATTTATAAAGGTCTGCAAAATCAAAATACTTATAGAAAAGCAAAGTTGTCAATTATTGCATCTAAATATCAATTGCTAAAAATGCAAGAAGATATTTCGCTGAATGTTGCCAGTGCATTTTTACAGATTTTATCAAATAAAGAAGATCTGAAAGTGAAAAAAGAACAATTGGCTATTGATGAAAAACGTTTTACACGTTCTGAAGAAATGGTAAATGCAGGGACAATTCCTCGTGGTGATTTATACGATTTAAAAGCAACTGTTGCTACAGATAAACAAAATATAGCAGTTTCTGAAAATAACTTATTAATTTCAAAATTAAGCTTAGCGCAGCTTTTGCAATTAAAGGAGTTTGCAGATTTTGATGTTGTTGAGAACAATAATTTAGCAGACGAAAACAATATTCTCGCTCAGACACCAGTTGAAATTTATGCCAAAGCAAAAGATATTAGAACAGAATTAAAATTGGCGCAGACTAATCTTGAAATTGCAGAGAAAAATGTAGCAATTGCAAAAGGAGCATTTCAGCCAACACTTAGTGGTTTTTATGGTTTCAATACTAGAGCAAGTTATAGTGATCAGGTTAGATTAGATGCTGCTGGAAATCCATATACTGTAGGGCCAGATCCGCTTTTCCAGCAATTTAGTGATAACAAAGGTCATAATTTTGGTTTTCAATTAAATGTTCCAATTTTTAATGGTTTCTCAGTTAAAAATAATGTAGAGCGCAGTAAAGTAAGTTTAGAGAAATCTAAAATAGATTTAGAGCAAAAAAGTTTAGATTTGCAACGTAACGTTTATACTGCTTTTACAGATGCTAAAGCGGCTTTAAATACTTATGAAGCATCTACCGTAACATTAGAAGCGAGACAGCAGGCTTATAATTATGCAAAAGAAAAGTATGATGTGGGTTTGATGAATTCTTTTGATTTTACACAAGCACAGACATTATTGACTACCGCACAGTCTAATGTGATTACAACAAAATACGATTACATGTTTAAAATTAAAATACTTGAATTTTATTTCGGAATTCCAATCGTTCCAATT